The Humulus lupulus chromosome 4, drHumLupu1.1, whole genome shotgun sequence genome has a window encoding:
- the LOC133830955 gene encoding two-component response regulator-like APRR7 isoform X1 encodes MSFDDEGSEELPELNRQLQEVKKRVQEEVAVREQRRLVGKDELRSSSSKEDVKDGRGGGAVIVEPQTVLQMPQPQPQGAMVCWERFLHLRSLKVLLVEDDDSTRHVVTALLRNCSYEVIEAGNGLQAWKILEDLSNHVDIVLTEVVMPCLSGIGLLCKIMSHRTRKNVPVIMMSSHDSMGLVFKCLSKGAVDFLVKPIRKNELKNLWQHVWRRCHSSSGSGSESGAQTQKSVKSKTVAASDNNTGSNDEEENGSTGLNVGDGSDNGSGTQSSWTKQAVEVDSPRQMYSLSQIPDSTCALVVHSNAEMHGIKLVNASSRKECQAQKERIDDVAMGKDLEIGMTSKLKVQLEYPTEAPTKLAVTRQNNLVEIGSSKFNEKINKGQIDVNYDRPSCKLKYESPTLTGAVTNTADLQMDMECEAPNCHSMVFDNKNKGITDTDEIPSLELSLKRLRGVQDNSVTVQDDRNVLRRSDSSAFSRYNVASNTNKATGNTGSSFPHDNSMNIMKKECQDIRSQSSGNNPFNHSSAGTSNNIEMGFTNNNAFSSQVLNNSVTGSTIQQSYPSSTFHPVKNDLSGAPQQVITDNADDETASVVLSHSKGAHKEHHNQHLHIHYENHQVHHHHHHHHHHHLVRGVQQQQPTDNSFSLKKLASAAPHCGSSNVLSGPVEANTGNCSINRSASGSNHGSNAAINVGGTNIESDNGNSGKSGSGDASGSGRVDENKSAQREAALTKFRQKRKERCFRKKVRYQSRKKLAEQRPRVRGQFVRQTMSENTSRTTDS; translated from the exons ATGAGCTTTGATGATGAAGGGTCCGAAGAGTTACCTGAACTAAATCGCCAGTTGCAGGAAGTGAAGAAGAGAGTTCAAGAAGAAGTTGCAGTTCGGGAACAGCGAAGGTTAGTTGGGAAAGATGAGTTGAGAAGTAGCAGTAGTAAGGAAGATGTAAAAGATGGGCGAGGTGGTGGGGCAGTCATCGTTGAACCACAGACTGTCCTGCAAATGCCGCAACCGCAGCCACAAGGGGCAATGGTTTGCTGGGAGAGGTTCCTACATCTTAGATCACTCAAGGTTTTGCTGGTGGAAGATGATGATTCTACTCGTCATGTTGTCACTGCGCTGCTTCGGAATTGCAGTTATGAAG TTATCGAAGCTGGAAATGGGTTACAAGCGTGGAAGATTCTTGAAGATTTGTCCAATCATGTTGATATTGTTTTAACTGAAGTGGTCATGCCTTGCTTGTCAGGCATTGGTCTTTTATGCAAGATCATGAGCCATAGAACACGGAAAAATGTTCCTGTGAtta TGATGTCATCTCACGATTCAATGGGTCTAGTCTTTAAGTGTTTGTCCAAGGGTGCTGTTGATTTCTTGGTGAAGCCCATACGGAAAAATGAGCTCAAGAACCTCTGGCAGCATGTTTGGAGAAGATGCCACAGT TCTAGTGGGAGTGGGAGCGAAAGCGGTGCACAGACTCAAAAATCTGTAAAATCAAAGACTGTTGCAGCTTCTGACAACAACACTGGAAGCAACGATGAGGAAGAGAATGGAAGTACTGGTTTGAATGTCGGAGATGGAAGTGACAACGGAAGTGGCACTCAG AGCTCTTGGACAAAACAAGCTGTAGAAGTTGATAGCCCCAGACAAATGTATTCATTGAGTCAAATTCCTGATAGTACTTGTGCTCTGGTTGTCCATTCAAATGCTGAAATGCACGGTATTAAATTGGTCAATGCCTCTTCAAGAAAGGAGTGCCAAGCACAGAAGGAACGCATTG ACGATGTTGCAATGGGAAAAGACTTGGAGATAGGCATGACTAGTAAACTGAAAGTGCAACTCGAATACCCAACTGAGGCTCCAACAAAACTCGCTGTCACAAGACAAAATAATCTGGTTGAGATAGGTTCCAGCAAGTTTAATGAGAAAATTAACAAGGGACAAATTGATGTCAATTATGATCGGCCATCATGCAAACTCAAGTATGAAAGTCCGACACTGACTGGTGCTGTCACTAATACTGCTGATCTTCAGATGGACATGGAATGTGAGGCTCCAAACTGTCATTCCATGGTCTTTGACAATAAGAATAAAGGAATAACTGATACAGATGAAATACCATCCCTGGAGCTTAGTTTAAAAAGACTTCGAGGAGTTCAAGACAATAGTGTCACTGTACAAGATGATCGAAATGTCTTGAGGCGCTCTGATTCTTCAGCTTTCTCAAG GTACAATGTAGCATCAAATACTAACAAGGCTACTGGGAATACTGGAAGTAGTTTTCCACATGATAATAGCATGAACATTATGAAAAAGGAATGCCAAGATATTCGATCTCAATCCAGTGGCAACAATCCTTTCAATCACAGCTCGGCTGGAACGAGCAATAATATTGAGATGGGTTTTACGAATAATAATGCCTTTTCCAGTCAAGTTTTAAACAATTCAGTAACAGGATCCACTATCCAACAATCATATCCTTCTTCCACATTCCATCCTGTGAAAAATGACCTTTCTGGTGCTCCTCAGCAAGTCATAACAGATAATGCCGATGATGAGACAGCAAGTGTTGTTCTGTCTCACTCAAAGGGTGCCCACAAGGAACATCATAATCAGCACCTCCATATTCATTATGAAAACCACCAAGtccaccatcaccatcaccatcaccatcaccaccATCTTGTGCGCGGTGTTCAACAACAGCAGCCAACTGATAATAGTTTTTCCTTGAAGAAATTGGCTTCAGCTGCTCCACATTGTGGGTCATCAAATGTGCTTAGTGGGCCTGTCGAAGCTAACACTGGAAATTGCAGTATCAATAGAAGTGCTTCAGGCAGCAACCATGGGAGCAATGCTGCAATTAATGTTGGAGGGACAAACATTGAAAGTGATAATGGAAATTCTGGCAAAAGTGGTAGTGGTGATGCTAGTGGGAGTGGGAGAGTAGATGAAAACAAGTCTGCACAGAGAGAAGCTGCATTGACCAAGTTTCGCCAGAAGAGAAAGGAGAGATGCTTTCGTAAAAAG GTTCGATATCAAAGCAGAAAGAAACTGGCAGAGCAACGACCCCGTGTGCGGGGACAATTTGTGCGGCAGACAATGAGTGAGAACACAAGCAGGACAACAGACAGCTAA
- the LOC133830955 gene encoding two-component response regulator-like APRR7 isoform X3, producing MPCLSGIGLLCKIMSHRTRKNVPVIMMSSHDSMGLVFKCLSKGAVDFLVKPIRKNELKNLWQHVWRRCHSSSGSGSESGAQTQKSVKSKTVAASDNNTGSNDEEENGSTGLNVGDGSDNGSGTQSSWTKQAVEVDSPRQMYSLSQIPDSTCALVVHSNAEMHGIKLVNASSRKECQAQKERIDDVAMGKDLEIGMTSKLKVQLEYPTEAPTKLAVTRQNNLVEIGSSKFNEKINKGQIDVNYDRPSCKLKYESPTLTGAVTNTADLQMDMECEAPNCHSMVFDNKNKGITDTDEIPSLELSLKRLRGVQDNSVTVQDDRNVLRRSDSSAFSRYNVASNTNKATGNTGSSFPHDNSMNIMKKECQDIRSQSSGNNPFNHSSAGTSNNIEMGFTNNNAFSSQVLNNSVTGSTIQQSYPSSTFHPVKNDLSGAPQQVITDNADDETASVVLSHSKGAHKEHHNQHLHIHYENHQVHHHHHHHHHHHLVRGVQQQQPTDNSFSLKKLASAAPHCGSSNVLSGPVEANTGNCSINRSASGSNHGSNAAINVGGTNIESDNGNSGKSGSGDASGSGRVDENKSAQREAALTKFRQKRKERCFRKKVRYQSRKKLAEQRPRVRGQFVRQTMSENTSRTTDS from the exons ATGCCTTGCTTGTCAGGCATTGGTCTTTTATGCAAGATCATGAGCCATAGAACACGGAAAAATGTTCCTGTGAtta TGATGTCATCTCACGATTCAATGGGTCTAGTCTTTAAGTGTTTGTCCAAGGGTGCTGTTGATTTCTTGGTGAAGCCCATACGGAAAAATGAGCTCAAGAACCTCTGGCAGCATGTTTGGAGAAGATGCCACAGT TCTAGTGGGAGTGGGAGCGAAAGCGGTGCACAGACTCAAAAATCTGTAAAATCAAAGACTGTTGCAGCTTCTGACAACAACACTGGAAGCAACGATGAGGAAGAGAATGGAAGTACTGGTTTGAATGTCGGAGATGGAAGTGACAACGGAAGTGGCACTCAG AGCTCTTGGACAAAACAAGCTGTAGAAGTTGATAGCCCCAGACAAATGTATTCATTGAGTCAAATTCCTGATAGTACTTGTGCTCTGGTTGTCCATTCAAATGCTGAAATGCACGGTATTAAATTGGTCAATGCCTCTTCAAGAAAGGAGTGCCAAGCACAGAAGGAACGCATTG ACGATGTTGCAATGGGAAAAGACTTGGAGATAGGCATGACTAGTAAACTGAAAGTGCAACTCGAATACCCAACTGAGGCTCCAACAAAACTCGCTGTCACAAGACAAAATAATCTGGTTGAGATAGGTTCCAGCAAGTTTAATGAGAAAATTAACAAGGGACAAATTGATGTCAATTATGATCGGCCATCATGCAAACTCAAGTATGAAAGTCCGACACTGACTGGTGCTGTCACTAATACTGCTGATCTTCAGATGGACATGGAATGTGAGGCTCCAAACTGTCATTCCATGGTCTTTGACAATAAGAATAAAGGAATAACTGATACAGATGAAATACCATCCCTGGAGCTTAGTTTAAAAAGACTTCGAGGAGTTCAAGACAATAGTGTCACTGTACAAGATGATCGAAATGTCTTGAGGCGCTCTGATTCTTCAGCTTTCTCAAG GTACAATGTAGCATCAAATACTAACAAGGCTACTGGGAATACTGGAAGTAGTTTTCCACATGATAATAGCATGAACATTATGAAAAAGGAATGCCAAGATATTCGATCTCAATCCAGTGGCAACAATCCTTTCAATCACAGCTCGGCTGGAACGAGCAATAATATTGAGATGGGTTTTACGAATAATAATGCCTTTTCCAGTCAAGTTTTAAACAATTCAGTAACAGGATCCACTATCCAACAATCATATCCTTCTTCCACATTCCATCCTGTGAAAAATGACCTTTCTGGTGCTCCTCAGCAAGTCATAACAGATAATGCCGATGATGAGACAGCAAGTGTTGTTCTGTCTCACTCAAAGGGTGCCCACAAGGAACATCATAATCAGCACCTCCATATTCATTATGAAAACCACCAAGtccaccatcaccatcaccatcaccatcaccaccATCTTGTGCGCGGTGTTCAACAACAGCAGCCAACTGATAATAGTTTTTCCTTGAAGAAATTGGCTTCAGCTGCTCCACATTGTGGGTCATCAAATGTGCTTAGTGGGCCTGTCGAAGCTAACACTGGAAATTGCAGTATCAATAGAAGTGCTTCAGGCAGCAACCATGGGAGCAATGCTGCAATTAATGTTGGAGGGACAAACATTGAAAGTGATAATGGAAATTCTGGCAAAAGTGGTAGTGGTGATGCTAGTGGGAGTGGGAGAGTAGATGAAAACAAGTCTGCACAGAGAGAAGCTGCATTGACCAAGTTTCGCCAGAAGAGAAAGGAGAGATGCTTTCGTAAAAAG GTTCGATATCAAAGCAGAAAGAAACTGGCAGAGCAACGACCCCGTGTGCGGGGACAATTTGTGCGGCAGACAATGAGTGAGAACACAAGCAGGACAACAGACAGCTAA
- the LOC133830955 gene encoding two-component response regulator-like APRR7 isoform X2: MSFDDEGSEELPELNRQLQEVKKRVQEEVAVREQRRLVGKDELRSSSSKEDVKDGRGGGAVIVEPQTVLQMPQPQPQGAMVCWERFLHLRSLKVLLVEDDDSTRHVVTALLRNCSYEVIEAGNGLQAWKILEDLSNHVDIVLTEVVMPCLSGIGLLCKIMSHRTRKNVPVIMMSSHDSMGLVFKCLSKGAVDFLVKPIRKNELKNLWQHVWRRCHSSSGSGSESGAQTQKSVKSKTVAASDNNTGSNDEEENGSTGLNVGDGSDNGSGTQSSWTKQAVEVDSPRQMYSLSQIPDSTCALVVHSNAEMHGIKLVNASSRKECQAQKERIDDVAMGKDLEIGMTSKLKVQLEYPTEAPTKLAVTRQNNLVEIGSSKFNEKINKGQIDVNYDRPSCKLKYESPTLTGAVTNTADLQMDMECEAPNCHSMVFDNKNKGITDTDEIPSLELSLKRLRGVQDNSVTVQDDRNVLRRSDSSAFSRYNVASNTNKATGNTGSSFPHDNSMNIMKKECQDIRSQSSGNNPFNHSSAGTSNNIEMGFTNNNAFSSQVLNNSVTGSTIQQSYPSSTFHPVKNDLSGAPQQVITDNADDETASVVLSHSKGAHKEHHNQHLHIHYENHQVHHHHHHHHHHHLVRGVQQQQPTDNSFSLKKLASAAPHCGSSNVLSGPVEANTGNCSINRSASGSNHGSNAAINVGGTNIESDNGNSGKSGSGDASGSGRVDENKSAQREAALTKFRQKRKERCFRKKAWKAVGL; the protein is encoded by the exons ATGAGCTTTGATGATGAAGGGTCCGAAGAGTTACCTGAACTAAATCGCCAGTTGCAGGAAGTGAAGAAGAGAGTTCAAGAAGAAGTTGCAGTTCGGGAACAGCGAAGGTTAGTTGGGAAAGATGAGTTGAGAAGTAGCAGTAGTAAGGAAGATGTAAAAGATGGGCGAGGTGGTGGGGCAGTCATCGTTGAACCACAGACTGTCCTGCAAATGCCGCAACCGCAGCCACAAGGGGCAATGGTTTGCTGGGAGAGGTTCCTACATCTTAGATCACTCAAGGTTTTGCTGGTGGAAGATGATGATTCTACTCGTCATGTTGTCACTGCGCTGCTTCGGAATTGCAGTTATGAAG TTATCGAAGCTGGAAATGGGTTACAAGCGTGGAAGATTCTTGAAGATTTGTCCAATCATGTTGATATTGTTTTAACTGAAGTGGTCATGCCTTGCTTGTCAGGCATTGGTCTTTTATGCAAGATCATGAGCCATAGAACACGGAAAAATGTTCCTGTGAtta TGATGTCATCTCACGATTCAATGGGTCTAGTCTTTAAGTGTTTGTCCAAGGGTGCTGTTGATTTCTTGGTGAAGCCCATACGGAAAAATGAGCTCAAGAACCTCTGGCAGCATGTTTGGAGAAGATGCCACAGT TCTAGTGGGAGTGGGAGCGAAAGCGGTGCACAGACTCAAAAATCTGTAAAATCAAAGACTGTTGCAGCTTCTGACAACAACACTGGAAGCAACGATGAGGAAGAGAATGGAAGTACTGGTTTGAATGTCGGAGATGGAAGTGACAACGGAAGTGGCACTCAG AGCTCTTGGACAAAACAAGCTGTAGAAGTTGATAGCCCCAGACAAATGTATTCATTGAGTCAAATTCCTGATAGTACTTGTGCTCTGGTTGTCCATTCAAATGCTGAAATGCACGGTATTAAATTGGTCAATGCCTCTTCAAGAAAGGAGTGCCAAGCACAGAAGGAACGCATTG ACGATGTTGCAATGGGAAAAGACTTGGAGATAGGCATGACTAGTAAACTGAAAGTGCAACTCGAATACCCAACTGAGGCTCCAACAAAACTCGCTGTCACAAGACAAAATAATCTGGTTGAGATAGGTTCCAGCAAGTTTAATGAGAAAATTAACAAGGGACAAATTGATGTCAATTATGATCGGCCATCATGCAAACTCAAGTATGAAAGTCCGACACTGACTGGTGCTGTCACTAATACTGCTGATCTTCAGATGGACATGGAATGTGAGGCTCCAAACTGTCATTCCATGGTCTTTGACAATAAGAATAAAGGAATAACTGATACAGATGAAATACCATCCCTGGAGCTTAGTTTAAAAAGACTTCGAGGAGTTCAAGACAATAGTGTCACTGTACAAGATGATCGAAATGTCTTGAGGCGCTCTGATTCTTCAGCTTTCTCAAG GTACAATGTAGCATCAAATACTAACAAGGCTACTGGGAATACTGGAAGTAGTTTTCCACATGATAATAGCATGAACATTATGAAAAAGGAATGCCAAGATATTCGATCTCAATCCAGTGGCAACAATCCTTTCAATCACAGCTCGGCTGGAACGAGCAATAATATTGAGATGGGTTTTACGAATAATAATGCCTTTTCCAGTCAAGTTTTAAACAATTCAGTAACAGGATCCACTATCCAACAATCATATCCTTCTTCCACATTCCATCCTGTGAAAAATGACCTTTCTGGTGCTCCTCAGCAAGTCATAACAGATAATGCCGATGATGAGACAGCAAGTGTTGTTCTGTCTCACTCAAAGGGTGCCCACAAGGAACATCATAATCAGCACCTCCATATTCATTATGAAAACCACCAAGtccaccatcaccatcaccatcaccatcaccaccATCTTGTGCGCGGTGTTCAACAACAGCAGCCAACTGATAATAGTTTTTCCTTGAAGAAATTGGCTTCAGCTGCTCCACATTGTGGGTCATCAAATGTGCTTAGTGGGCCTGTCGAAGCTAACACTGGAAATTGCAGTATCAATAGAAGTGCTTCAGGCAGCAACCATGGGAGCAATGCTGCAATTAATGTTGGAGGGACAAACATTGAAAGTGATAATGGAAATTCTGGCAAAAGTGGTAGTGGTGATGCTAGTGGGAGTGGGAGAGTAGATGAAAACAAGTCTGCACAGAGAGAAGCTGCATTGACCAAGTTTCGCCAGAAGAGAAAGGAGAGATGCTTTCGTAAAAAG GCATGGAAAGCTGTTGGGCTATGA